One stretch of Halapricum desulfuricans DNA includes these proteins:
- a CDS encoding DUF7288 family protein, translating to MKEIDAITGNVPSGGSSTDRGQAYTLEGIISAVVVLTALLYALQAVTITPTTGGTVDQGVRTEIKQQAEDILTIAGSNDTGHLSELARNWSQSRQTFYGAVNPRIGYGTEQLPGPLGTMLNETFDERDRMYNVEMRYLPKNQSDGIQRTVIASRGTPSDSAVVASYRITLYDNMTLTSPTAGSAELWQYDTYPTRNPVDGKSGYYPVPNAVPGPVYNIVEIRVIVW from the coding sequence ATGAAAGAGATCGATGCAATCACAGGAAACGTACCGAGTGGGGGCAGTTCAACTGATCGCGGGCAAGCATACACTCTAGAGGGCATTATCAGCGCCGTTGTCGTATTGACCGCGCTGTTATACGCGCTTCAGGCGGTTACGATCACACCGACAACAGGAGGAACAGTCGATCAGGGTGTCCGAACGGAGATCAAACAGCAGGCTGAAGACATCCTCACTATCGCCGGCAGTAACGACACCGGTCATCTCTCGGAACTCGCTCGCAACTGGTCACAGAGTCGGCAAACGTTCTACGGGGCAGTGAATCCACGGATCGGGTACGGGACCGAACAGCTACCGGGTCCACTGGGGACGATGCTAAACGAGACGTTCGACGAACGCGACCGGATGTACAACGTCGAGATGCGGTACCTGCCGAAGAATCAGTCCGATGGGATACAACGAACAGTCATCGCATCCAGAGGGACACCCTCAGACAGCGCAGTCGTCGCGTCGTATCGGATCACTCTTTACGATAACATGACGCTGACGTCGCCGACTGCCGGGTCAGCGGAGTTGTGGCAGTACGACACGTATCCGACCCGTAATCCGGTCGACGGGAAAAGCGGTTATTATCCGGTCCCGAACGCCGTTCCCGGGCCGGTCTACAATATTGTCGAAATACGGGTGATCGTCTGGTGA
- a CDS encoding DUF7287 family protein, with protein sequence MERGRLLTDERGQTLQDFAVGIGVFLVVFIFVLSLFPGLLSPFQSATGGSERAQAEQVTTQMVENLSEGSDLHHLNETRLWRVLDQSESDLRDRYGLPRTTNINITVETLSGEKTINGTDNSFYDREVATSARIVTVEGCSPACRLVVRVW encoded by the coding sequence ATGGAACGGGGACGACTCCTGACCGACGAACGGGGACAGACACTGCAGGACTTCGCCGTTGGAATCGGCGTCTTCCTCGTCGTGTTCATATTCGTGCTATCGCTGTTTCCCGGGCTGTTGAGTCCTTTTCAATCCGCTACTGGTGGTTCCGAACGGGCACAGGCAGAACAGGTGACAACCCAGATGGTCGAGAACTTGTCGGAGGGATCGGATCTACACCACCTCAACGAGACGCGGCTGTGGAGAGTTCTCGATCAGTCGGAAAGCGACCTGCGCGATCGATACGGACTCCCACGGACGACGAATATCAATATCACTGTCGAGACGCTCAGCGGGGAGAAAACGATCAACGGCACAGACAATTCGTTCTACGACAGAGAAGTCGCAACGTCGGCACGAATAGTCACGGTTGAGGGATGTTCTCCAGCATGTCGACTCGTTGTCCGAGTGTGGTAA
- a CDS encoding type II/IV secretion system ATPase subunit, translating into MAIDDTDGGESEATRSDRDRLLQNVSAGGGYDWTDFRREFHNGGRFDRSKYLGFDPHHTGDRLEDGATAAKTLNQHWESFLDVESTPVTRGRYLWEHFKREYYYERDGEPPRDGDGNRIPFEPEEYLGFDPEATEQRLYEAGDDARVLKDIVDERTVDVNEDIEEDEFFSTTEGHTTVVNRYDLEKAVPMEKKKHFDEVERYWVNKPYACAIVFHSRKENERKYYVVQPHLNPIEEDVRGFLEKKLRTAIKYADDEAAIDGSQAERANVIQRETEQLLDRYDLYSGPTTNGVGQFGTLKKLLGMDVEVSDTSGELEGIKARPEPAVLEDDPKTLTEYQVEKLLYYLKRDFIGYSKIDPIKHDINVEDVSCDGYNSRVFVYHTEYENIISNVEHGREELDDFVVKLAQRSGKGISKRQPQVDATLPDGSRAQLTLGKEVSDHGTNYTIRQFKDVPFTPIDLINWNTFNLDEMAFLWLCIENNKSMIFAGGTASGKTTSLNAISLFIPSNSKIVSIEDTREVELPQRNWVASVTRPSFGQDDTGDVDEFDLLEAALRQRPDYIVMGEVRGEEGRTLFQVMSTGHTTYTTFHADSVGEVIKRFTTDPINVSKTLFTALDLVSIQTQTRVGGSKVRRNKTLTEINEYTPENDEINVRDVYQWQADTDQFIQMGNSNTLEEIKFDRGWDQDRLDEELFKRKVVLAYLIENGLNTYTEVAATLQAFINDPDAIMTLIANDQLARSLEDLREMESVQIEVDAEKEELVPRPDPGDETLEEAEEILDNADPLFRQLRSAETSDIVKALTGVETQEDITVDETTEKADFGQFVPKAGAEASEEE; encoded by the coding sequence ATGGCAATCGATGACACTGACGGGGGAGAGAGTGAGGCGACTCGCTCCGACAGAGACCGGCTGTTACAGAACGTCAGTGCCGGGGGTGGGTACGACTGGACTGACTTCAGGCGTGAGTTTCACAACGGTGGCCGATTCGACCGGAGCAAGTATCTCGGGTTCGATCCCCATCATACGGGGGACCGACTCGAAGACGGGGCCACGGCCGCCAAGACGCTCAACCAGCACTGGGAGTCGTTTCTCGACGTCGAATCGACCCCGGTCACCAGAGGCAGGTATCTCTGGGAGCATTTCAAGCGGGAATACTACTACGAACGCGACGGCGAACCGCCGCGGGACGGCGACGGGAACAGGATCCCGTTCGAACCCGAGGAGTATCTCGGGTTCGATCCCGAGGCGACCGAACAGCGGCTGTACGAGGCCGGAGACGACGCGCGGGTGCTGAAAGACATCGTCGACGAACGCACGGTCGACGTCAACGAAGACATCGAGGAGGACGAGTTCTTCTCGACGACTGAGGGCCACACGACGGTCGTCAATCGGTACGATCTGGAGAAGGCCGTCCCGATGGAGAAGAAAAAGCACTTCGACGAGGTCGAACGGTACTGGGTCAACAAGCCCTACGCCTGTGCGATCGTCTTTCACTCCCGAAAGGAGAACGAACGCAAGTACTACGTCGTCCAGCCGCACCTGAACCCGATCGAAGAGGACGTCAGGGGGTTTCTGGAGAAGAAGCTTCGGACGGCGATCAAGTACGCCGACGACGAGGCGGCGATCGACGGGTCACAGGCCGAGCGCGCGAACGTGATCCAGCGCGAGACCGAGCAGTTGCTCGATCGATACGACCTCTACAGCGGCCCGACGACCAACGGCGTCGGCCAGTTCGGCACACTCAAGAAGTTGCTGGGGATGGACGTCGAGGTCAGCGACACCTCGGGCGAACTCGAGGGCATCAAAGCCCGCCCGGAACCGGCCGTTCTCGAGGACGATCCGAAGACGCTCACGGAATACCAGGTCGAGAAACTCCTGTACTATCTCAAGCGTGACTTCATCGGGTACTCGAAGATAGACCCGATCAAACACGACATCAACGTCGAGGACGTCTCCTGTGACGGCTACAACTCCCGTGTGTTCGTCTATCACACCGAGTACGAGAACATCATCTCAAACGTCGAACACGGCCGCGAGGAACTCGACGACTTCGTGGTGAAACTCGCACAGCGATCCGGCAAGGGCATCTCGAAACGCCAGCCGCAGGTCGACGCGACGCTTCCGGACGGCTCGCGTGCACAGCTCACGCTCGGCAAGGAGGTCTCCGATCACGGGACCAACTACACGATCCGTCAGTTCAAGGACGTCCCGTTCACGCCGATCGACCTGATCAACTGGAACACCTTCAACCTCGACGAGATGGCGTTCCTCTGGCTGTGTATCGAGAACAACAAGTCGATGATCTTCGCCGGCGGTACCGCCTCGGGGAAGACGACCAGTCTGAACGCCATCTCGCTTTTCATCCCGAGCAACTCCAAGATCGTCTCGATCGAGGACACCCGAGAGGTCGAACTGCCACAGCGCAACTGGGTCGCCTCGGTGACTCGCCCCTCGTTCGGACAGGACGACACCGGCGACGTCGACGAGTTCGACCTGCTGGAAGCCGCGCTCCGTCAGCGACCCGACTACATCGTCATGGGCGAGGTCCGCGGTGAGGAGGGTCGGACGCTGTTTCAGGTCATGTCGACCGGGCACACGACCTACACCACGTTCCACGCCGACTCGGTCGGCGAGGTCATCAAGCGGTTCACGACCGATCCGATCAACGTCTCGAAGACGCTGTTCACGGCGCTGGATCTGGTCTCGATCCAGACCCAGACCCGCGTCGGCGGCTCGAAGGTCAGGCGCAACAAGACGCTGACCGAGATTAACGAGTACACGCCCGAAAACGACGAGATCAACGTCAGGGACGTCTACCAGTGGCAGGCCGACACGGACCAGTTCATCCAGATGGGCAACTCAAACACACTCGAGGAGATCAAGTTCGACCGGGGGTGGGACCAGGATCGCCTCGACGAGGAGCTGTTCAAGCGCAAGGTCGTACTGGCGTATCTCATCGAGAACGGGCTCAACACCTACACAGAGGTCGCCGCGACGCTGCAGGCGTTCATCAACGATCCGGACGCGATCATGACGCTGATCGCCAACGACCAGCTCGCCCGGAGCCTCGAAGACCTGCGGGAGATGGAGTCGGTCCAGATCGAGGTCGACGCCGAAAAGGAGGAGCTGGTGCCGCGGCCGGACCCCGGCGACGAAACCCTCGAAGAGGCAGAAGAGATCCTGGACAACGCCGATCCGCTGTTCCGACAGCTCCGCTCGGCCGAGACGTCGGACATCGTCAAGGCGCTGACCGGCGTCGAGACTCAGGAGGACATCACCGTCGATGAAACGACCGAAAAGGCGGATTTCGGCCAGTTCGTTCCGAAGGCCGGCGCGGAGGCGTCTGAGGAAGAATGA
- a CDS encoding thioredoxin family protein gives MVSLDTDSYRLERGDEAPAFELTGTDGRDYSLDDFGDFEALLVVFTCNHCPYARAKVDELNYLAETYDDLAVVGINPNDAEAYPDDSFERMQELVEDGTVAYDAYLRDGSQEVAAAYGAVCTPDPFLFGNEDGTFRLAYHGRIDDALNPDDEPTDYEMREYVEAVLAGEDVDAEDKPSRGCSIKWKDGNEPDYFEA, from the coding sequence ATGGTTTCGCTTGACACTGACAGCTATCGGCTCGAGCGCGGCGACGAAGCACCGGCGTTCGAACTGACTGGCACGGACGGCCGGGACTACAGCCTCGACGACTTCGGAGACTTCGAGGCGTTGCTCGTGGTCTTCACCTGCAATCACTGCCCGTACGCCAGAGCGAAGGTGGACGAACTCAACTACCTTGCAGAGACCTACGACGACCTCGCAGTCGTCGGGATCAATCCGAACGACGCCGAGGCGTACCCCGACGACTCCTTCGAGCGCATGCAGGAACTGGTCGAGGACGGCACCGTCGCCTACGACGCCTACCTCCGTGACGGCTCACAGGAGGTCGCGGCGGCCTACGGCGCGGTCTGTACGCCCGATCCGTTCCTGTTCGGAAACGAGGACGGGACCTTCCGGCTGGCCTATCACGGCCGGATCGACGACGCGCTGAACCCCGACGACGAGCCGACCGACTACGAGATGCGCGAGTACGTCGAGGCGGTGCTGGCGGGCGAAGACGTCGACGCCGAGGACAAGCCCTCCCGCGGCTGCTCGATCAAGTGGAAAGACGGGAACGAGCCGGACTACTTCGAGGCCTGA
- a CDS encoding PQQ-binding-like beta-propeller repeat protein, giving the protein MRADSGQTNYSPASGPAEDAEIAWSRPIPTTHGSKPLFLLDGTLYTLFADGEGKYLSEQLSLHGIDAETGETTFRVPNVTQLFALGATTSYENGMILGRGTGTYDDSAMLGINPGGGFEPHRWTHGRSGTLGFRFRPLADSQTVLDGTWYYTVDNYRRWGMYPSPDEVLAVDFDDGRTRWRRQLDIEAAWSLVATDGRLVSTIDYDESPSTIRTLDPDDGHTLREVSEGRWSRSMARDGTVYVTASPNDESPRLGAYDVDSLERQWEVRVGPADTYVLASAAGPEQVVVAIGWSRDGDSRDDILAAAFDRQTGDKQWREHVFTPFHDPAPEGVSISIGSETVYCAAFRDHVAALSMTDGSVRWRMRLRSKLEGTSGFIDGQVSEPVVYDGRLYLLISGHGLVALEEP; this is encoded by the coding sequence TTGCGCGCCGATTCCGGGCAGACGAACTACTCGCCGGCGTCCGGTCCCGCCGAAGACGCCGAGATCGCGTGGTCGAGACCGATCCCGACCACGCACGGCAGCAAGCCGCTGTTTCTGTTGGACGGCACGCTGTACACGCTATTCGCGGATGGTGAAGGGAAGTACCTCTCGGAGCAACTGAGTCTCCACGGGATCGACGCCGAAACCGGCGAGACGACGTTCCGTGTACCGAACGTCACACAACTGTTCGCGCTGGGAGCCACTACGTCTTACGAAAACGGAATGATCCTCGGTCGCGGCACGGGAACGTACGACGACAGCGCCATGCTCGGGATCAATCCCGGCGGTGGCTTCGAACCCCACCGCTGGACTCACGGACGGTCCGGCACTCTCGGATTCAGGTTTCGACCGCTCGCTGACTCACAGACCGTCCTCGACGGGACGTGGTACTACACCGTAGACAACTATCGCCGATGGGGGATGTATCCCAGTCCGGACGAGGTACTCGCCGTCGACTTCGACGACGGTCGAACGCGCTGGCGACGGCAGTTGGATATCGAGGCGGCCTGGTCGCTGGTCGCGACCGACGGGCGCCTCGTGTCGACGATCGATTACGACGAGTCCCCGTCGACGATACGGACGCTCGATCCCGACGACGGACACACGCTCCGGGAGGTCTCCGAGGGACGGTGGTCTCGGTCGATGGCGAGAGACGGAACCGTCTACGTTACGGCGTCTCCGAACGACGAGTCACCCCGACTCGGAGCCTACGACGTCGACAGTCTCGAACGGCAGTGGGAGGTCCGGGTCGGACCGGCTGACACCTACGTCCTGGCCAGTGCTGCCGGTCCGGAACAAGTCGTCGTAGCGATCGGGTGGTCGAGGGACGGCGATTCCAGGGACGATATACTCGCGGCGGCGTTCGATCGACAGACTGGCGACAAGCAGTGGCGCGAGCACGTGTTCACGCCGTTTCACGACCCGGCACCGGAGGGTGTATCGATCTCGATCGGCTCCGAAACGGTCTACTGCGCCGCCTTTCGAGATCATGTGGCCGCCCTCTCGATGACGGACGGGTCCGTCCGGTGGCGGATGCGGCTGCGATCCAAACTGGAGGGCACAAGCGGGTTCATAGATGGGCAAGTCAGCGAACCGGTCGTCTACGACGGTCGCCTGTATCTCCTGATCAGCGGCCACGGACTCGTCGCGCTGGAGGAGCCATGA
- a CDS encoding translation initiation factor eIF-1A has translation MSNESQRKNLRMPSDKQVFAVVTRHEGGNHVRLQCQDGETRMGRIPGRMKYRTWINEGDVVIAEPWDWQDEKANVEWRYDEQDAQQLRQEGHIE, from the coding sequence ATGAGCAACGAATCACAGCGCAAGAATTTGCGAATGCCGTCAGACAAGCAAGTATTTGCCGTCGTCACACGACACGAGGGCGGCAACCACGTTCGACTCCAGTGTCAGGACGGCGAGACGCGAATGGGGCGAATTCCCGGGCGGATGAAGTACCGGACCTGGATCAACGAGGGCGACGTCGTCATCGCCGAACCGTGGGACTGGCAGGACGAGAAGGCAAACGTCGAGTGGCGTTACGACGAGCAGGACGCCCAGCAGCTCCGGCAGGAAGGCCACATCGAGTAG
- a CDS encoding DUF5796 family protein, producing MNRASEVSPSTLSVELTDGGIEIEYLDGRQVFYHGVPSKTSESHRTTPGTDVHVLVTDRDGTEGILVYLNDRKTDGEILEESGVGRVLLADGESTTVFPGVAVSRDGFAFEIDADVETVDGRVFVFEESEMTERRYEIVA from the coding sequence ATGAACCGCGCCAGCGAGGTCTCTCCGTCGACGCTCTCGGTCGAACTCACGGACGGCGGCATCGAGATCGAGTATCTCGACGGCCGACAGGTGTTCTACCACGGCGTCCCCTCGAAGACCTCCGAAAGCCACCGAACGACTCCGGGAACGGACGTCCACGTGCTGGTTACCGACCGGGACGGGACCGAGGGGATCCTCGTATATCTCAACGACCGCAAGACCGACGGCGAAATCCTGGAGGAGAGCGGCGTCGGGCGCGTCCTGTTGGCGGACGGCGAGTCGACGACCGTCTTCCCCGGCGTGGCGGTCTCGCGGGACGGGTTCGCCTTCGAGATCGACGCCGACGTCGAGACCGTCGACGGGCGCGTGTTCGTCTTCGAGGAATCGGAGATGACCGAACGACGCTACGAGATCGTCGCGTAG
- a CDS encoding class 1 fructose-bisphosphatase, with protein sequence MGTSGPGSNDLEAAAEPACITSIVDTVAKAVPKLRTAFETHRSYEGEANPSGEEMLAADVYADELLESRLGKLACVGTYASEERADPVSVGSGLSVAVDPLDGSSNLGSNNGVGTIVGVYDGDLPAGGRDLIGAIYVLYGPTTTAMVATRDGVTEYLLTQGGREVLTPSVSFPETGTVYGFGGPVPEWSGAFRRYAMSVQRRLKRRYGGALVADVNQVLSHGGVFAYPRLETRPSGKLRLQFEANPIAFVIEQAGGVSYQGERSVLDTEPERLHQRTPLFVGSPEPLAELIETLGGATTDPAVTTRESPWD encoded by the coding sequence ATGGGCACATCCGGCCCCGGGTCGAACGACCTCGAGGCGGCGGCAGAACCGGCCTGTATTACCAGTATCGTCGACACGGTCGCCAAAGCCGTTCCGAAACTACGCACGGCCTTCGAGACGCATCGAAGCTACGAGGGCGAGGCCAATCCGAGCGGCGAGGAGATGCTCGCGGCCGACGTCTACGCCGACGAACTGCTCGAATCCCGGCTCGGCAAACTCGCCTGTGTCGGCACGTACGCGAGCGAAGAGCGGGCTGACCCTGTCTCGGTCGGCTCCGGGCTGTCCGTCGCGGTTGACCCGCTCGACGGCTCCAGCAACCTGGGTTCGAACAACGGCGTGGGGACGATCGTCGGCGTCTACGACGGCGACCTCCCGGCCGGCGGCCGCGACCTGATCGGGGCGATATACGTGTTGTACGGCCCGACCACGACGGCGATGGTCGCCACCCGCGACGGCGTCACGGAGTACCTCCTCACCCAGGGCGGACGCGAGGTGCTGACCCCGTCGGTGTCGTTCCCGGAGACGGGTACCGTCTACGGGTTCGGGGGACCGGTTCCCGAGTGGTCCGGCGCGTTCCGCCGGTACGCGATGTCGGTCCAGCGGCGGCTGAAGCGCCGATACGGCGGCGCGCTCGTCGCCGACGTGAATCAGGTGCTCAGCCACGGCGGCGTGTTCGCCTATCCGCGTCTGGAGACGCGGCCCTCGGGGAAACTTCGCCTCCAGTTCGAGGCCAATCCGATCGCGTTCGTCATCGAGCAGGCGGGCGGAGTGTCATATCAGGGCGAGCGCTCCGTCCTCGATACCGAACCCGAGCGGCTACACCAGCGGACGCCGCTGTTCGTCGGCAGTCCCGAACCGCTGGCCGAACTGATCGAGACGCTCGGCGGAGCGACGACTGACCCCGCGGTGACGACCCGCGAATCGCCCTGGGACTAG
- a CDS encoding universal stress protein: protein MTLVVVPVRYPLTEHSRATLSKAIRIANEEDASLSILHVNLYQENGRVTRTDLKEAVEDAFGYLSDARYVVRSGFLVEETILDEIIDEDADVVVIGQKQTSRWREMIRRLLDDPDLERFLDGELDCRIVTVSR from the coding sequence ATGACTCTCGTCGTCGTACCGGTGCGGTATCCGCTTACTGAACACTCCAGAGCGACCCTCTCGAAAGCGATCAGGATCGCAAACGAGGAGGACGCGTCGCTGTCGATTCTCCACGTGAACCTCTATCAGGAGAACGGGCGGGTCACCCGGACGGACCTCAAGGAGGCAGTCGAGGACGCGTTCGGCTATCTCTCGGACGCGCGATACGTCGTTCGGTCGGGGTTTCTCGTCGAAGAGACGATCCTCGACGAGATCATCGACGAGGACGCGGATGTCGTGGTGATCGGCCAGAAGCAGACGAGCAGGTGGCGTGAGATGATCCGGCGGTTGCTCGACGATCCGGACCTCGAACGGTTTCTCGACGGCGAACTCGACTGTCGGATCGTCACTGTCTCCCGGTAG
- a CDS encoding mechanosensitive ion channel family protein, with protein MSGPAHPLIVSAIQERITAVSETVISALWGLLLAAIVFALAYVLAQLFVRLFGRRISQRFDRPSLARMTIRGATASIYLIALFSVLRIYGFRLSQIALTVTVLTAVIGVILAPIVGSFISGVFLLADQPYEIGDMIEIADTGQRGFVEDITLRYTKVFTLDNTFVVVPNGTMRDRDVINYSAEDTRTRQSLEVVVTYEGNLAQARRLIESAARSVDGVLKGGPNIRIGPARYPASPTCYIAEYGDHGVSLTLRYWVEEPYKLPAVRSEIQTEIWDRLEDADVEIAYPHSHVVFDETSGELPVSMRDGEATGRQ; from the coding sequence ATGTCCGGACCCGCACACCCGCTGATCGTCTCGGCGATTCAAGAGCGGATCACCGCCGTCAGCGAGACCGTGATTTCGGCCCTCTGGGGGCTATTGCTGGCCGCCATCGTGTTCGCGCTGGCGTACGTCCTCGCACAGCTGTTCGTGCGACTGTTCGGCCGACGCATCTCCCAGCGGTTTGACCGCCCCAGTCTCGCCCGGATGACGATCCGCGGCGCGACGGCGTCTATCTACCTGATCGCGCTGTTCTCGGTGCTTCGGATTTACGGCTTTCGCCTCAGCCAGATCGCGCTCACGGTCACCGTCCTCACGGCCGTGATCGGTGTCATCCTCGCGCCGATCGTCGGCAGCTTCATCAGCGGGGTCTTCCTACTTGCCGACCAGCCCTACGAGATCGGCGATATGATCGAGATCGCCGACACTGGCCAGCGCGGCTTCGTCGAGGACATCACGCTCCGGTACACCAAGGTGTTCACGCTGGACAACACGTTCGTCGTCGTCCCGAACGGGACGATGCGCGATCGGGACGTCATCAATTACTCCGCCGAGGACACGCGAACCCGCCAGTCGCTGGAGGTCGTCGTCACCTACGAGGGGAACCTCGCACAGGCGCGACGGCTGATCGAGAGCGCCGCCCGGTCGGTCGACGGTGTCCTCAAGGGCGGGCCGAACATCCGGATCGGGCCGGCACGGTACCCCGCCAGCCCGACCTGTTACATCGCAGAATACGGCGATCACGGCGTGAGTCTGACACTTCGCTACTGGGTCGAGGAACCGTACAAGCTTCCGGCGGTCAGATCGGAGATCCAGACGGAGATCTGGGACCGGCTCGAGGACGCCGACGTCGAGATCGCGTACCCACACTCACACGTCGTCTTCGACGAGACCAGCGGCGAACTTCCCGTCTCGATGCGCGATGGAGAGGCTACCGGGAGACAGTGA
- a CDS encoding translation initiation factor eIF-2B, with protein MIDQTIDEIEEMQTHSSSIVAVKAAEALRSLTDDDFPTVEEYVRALDRNSSALRRAKPSHASLYKTQRQIVTTVSEADLDTVEQAQALTEEVIDEVVETVESAKQEAAERAVELLEDGSTLLTHDYSTTVLRTLELAVDAGYELTVYITEGRPRYLGRKTARTLAELEGVDTHLIVDNASGHFLPECDRVIVGMDSVVDGFLHNRIGTYPITATAADVGVPVTAVGASAKIPEGGFQFENEFRPVSEVMREPAEGFVIENPNYDATPVELLDSIVTDEGVRRYD; from the coding sequence ATGATCGACCAGACCATCGACGAGATCGAGGAGATGCAGACGCACAGCTCCTCGATCGTGGCCGTCAAGGCGGCCGAAGCGCTGCGGTCGCTGACCGACGACGACTTCCCGACGGTCGAGGAGTACGTCCGCGCCCTCGATCGCAACAGCAGCGCGCTCCGCCGTGCGAAGCCGTCCCACGCGTCGCTGTACAAGACCCAGCGCCAGATCGTCACGACCGTCTCGGAGGCCGATCTCGACACGGTCGAACAGGCCCAGGCGCTCACTGAGGAGGTAATCGACGAGGTGGTCGAGACCGTCGAGTCCGCCAAGCAAGAGGCTGCCGAGCGGGCCGTCGAGCTGCTCGAGGACGGATCGACGCTGCTCACCCACGACTACTCGACGACCGTCTTGCGCACACTCGAACTCGCCGTGGACGCGGGATACGAACTGACAGTCTACATCACTGAGGGCCGACCGCGATATCTGGGTCGCAAGACCGCCCGGACGCTCGCGGAACTGGAGGGCGTCGATACGCACCTGATCGTCGACAACGCCAGCGGGCACTTCCTGCCGGAGTGCGACCGCGTGATCGTCGGCATGGACAGCGTCGTCGACGGGTTCCTGCACAATCGTATCGGGACGTACCCGATCACGGCGACTGCCGCGGACGTCGGTGTGCCCGTCACCGCGGTCGGCGCGAGCGCGAAGATCCCCGAGGGCGGCTTCCAGTTCGAAAACGAGTTCCGGCCGGTCAGCGAGGTCATGCGCGAACCGGCGGAGGGGTTCGTCATCGAGAACCCCAACTACGACGCCACGCCCGTCGAGTTGCTGGACTCGATCGTCACCGACGAGGGCGTCCGCCGGTACGACTGA
- a CDS encoding MBL fold metallo-hydrolase: protein MEISPRVWTRAIEWSYGDYEEPLSVHVARPAETTVMVGGGDQSIASDVVAFARKHDVEAVVVEHAHVDHYGAVPRLRTELGVTVAVPARDRSALSRAGIEADVSLRDGEPRWGIEPIATPGHTPGNMAYRAGDVLFAGDTVVGSDSAFAADDDWSGPLAVVDGRFSDDDARARESVRRLAGLSIETLLVSHGSHVRHGATDAIETLLADLDQ from the coding sequence ATGGAGATCTCGCCCCGCGTCTGGACGCGCGCAATCGAGTGGTCCTACGGCGACTACGAGGAGCCGCTGTCGGTGCACGTCGCTCGCCCCGCGGAGACGACCGTCATGGTCGGCGGGGGCGACCAATCCATCGCCTCGGACGTCGTCGCGTTCGCCCGGAAGCACGACGTCGAGGCCGTCGTCGTCGAACACGCCCACGTCGATCACTACGGGGCGGTCCCTCGACTCCGGACGGAACTCGGCGTCACCGTCGCAGTACCGGCGCGCGACCGTTCCGCGCTGTCCCGAGCCGGAATCGAGGCCGACGTTTCCCTGCGAGACGGCGAACCTCGCTGGGGGATCGAACCGATCGCGACGCCGGGACACACGCCCGGGAACATGGCGTATCGGGCCGGAGACGTGCTGTTCGCCGGCGACACGGTCGTCGGGAGCGACTCGGCGTTCGCGGCCGACGACGACTGGAGCGGCCCGCTCGCGGTCGTCGACGGTCGGTTCAGCGACGACGACGCCCGCGCTCGCGAGAGCGTCCGTCGGCTGGCCGGCCTGTCGATCGAGACGCTTCTCGTCTCTCACGGCTCACACGTTCGCCACGGCGCGACGGACGCGATCGAGACACTGCTCGCGGATCTCGACCAGTAG